Proteins encoded in a region of the Pseudomonas sp. PDNC002 genome:
- a CDS encoding DUF2797 domain-containing protein, whose product MQEIGRGALDKMSARLESPVQYAFRLGEAQVPVNPLIGKTVRLEYLGEIFCSHCGRKTKKSFAQGYCYPCFTKLAQCDSCIMSPEKCHFEDGSCRDPEWGERFCMTDHVVYLANSSGVKVGITRASQVPTRWIDQGARQALPIMRVATRQQSGFVEDLLRTQVTDRTNWRALLKGEAEPLDLVAIREQIFDACAEGIVGLQQRFGLQAIQPVVGMDPIEISYPVEAYLAKITSFDLDKTPVVEGTLQGIKGQYLIFDTGVINVRKYTAYQLAISA is encoded by the coding sequence ATGCAAGAGATTGGACGCGGCGCCCTGGACAAGATGTCGGCGCGCCTGGAAAGCCCCGTGCAGTACGCCTTCCGCCTCGGCGAGGCGCAGGTCCCGGTAAACCCGCTGATCGGCAAGACGGTGCGCCTGGAGTACCTGGGCGAAATCTTCTGCAGCCACTGCGGGCGCAAGACCAAGAAGAGCTTCGCCCAGGGCTACTGCTACCCGTGCTTCACCAAGCTGGCGCAATGCGACAGCTGCATCATGAGCCCGGAGAAGTGCCACTTCGAGGACGGCTCCTGCCGTGATCCGGAGTGGGGCGAGCGTTTCTGCATGACCGATCACGTGGTCTACCTGGCCAACTCCTCGGGCGTGAAGGTGGGCATCACCCGCGCCAGCCAGGTGCCGACCCGCTGGATCGACCAGGGCGCGCGCCAGGCGTTGCCGATCATGCGCGTCGCGACCCGCCAGCAGTCCGGCTTCGTCGAGGACCTGCTGCGCACGCAGGTCACCGACCGCACCAACTGGCGCGCGCTGCTCAAGGGCGAGGCCGAGCCACTGGATCTGGTGGCTATCCGCGAGCAGATCTTCGACGCCTGTGCCGAGGGGATCGTCGGCTTGCAGCAGCGCTTCGGCCTGCAGGCGATCCAGCCGGTGGTCGGCATGGACCCCATCGAGATCAGCTACCCGGTGGAGGCGTACCTCGCCAAGATCACCAGCTTCGATCTGGACAAGACGCCGGTGGTCGAGGGTACCCTGCAGGGTATCAAGGGCCAGTACCTGATCTTCGATACCGGCGTGATCAACGTGCGCAAATACACCGCGTACCAGCTGGCGATCAGCGCCTGA
- a CDS encoding DUF1315 family protein, with the protein MSSFAEMIQNITPEIYESLKLAVEIGKWPDGRKLSQEQKELSLQAMIAWEIDNLPEDQRTGYMGPQECASHAEPIPNMIFSSNSLH; encoded by the coding sequence ATGTCGTCCTTCGCCGAAATGATCCAGAACATCACCCCCGAAATCTACGAGAGCCTCAAGCTGGCCGTGGAAATCGGCAAGTGGCCGGACGGCCGCAAGCTGTCCCAGGAGCAGAAGGAGCTGTCGCTGCAGGCCATGATCGCCTGGGAGATCGACAACCTCCCCGAGGACCAGCGTACCGGCTACATGGGCCCGCAGGAATGCGCCTCCCACGCCGAGCCGATCCCGAACATGATCTTTTCCTCCAACTCCCTGCACTGA
- a CDS encoding rhomboid family intramembrane serine protease, which produces MSAIEAMRLPSAVDLGAFVGLLRRLNVPFRVSEESGEQVLWVPNAQLAEQVRHLYERYPQGDPEFTVQAEPQRRGPSFVQQLKLSRMTAAVLLVTFVVAAVTLLGTSPETLRWFTFQDFRLVGADRVAFYPLSSALAEGQWWRLFSPMLIHFGWLHLAMNAMWYWELGRRIEYRQGPWMLLGLSLGFGLVSNVVQYGVSGPSLFGGLSGVLYGLLGHCWIFQRMAPTPAYQLPKGVVAMMLIWLLVCLSGVIDLLGFGSIANGAHVGGLVAGCLSGLIVGLLARRTAR; this is translated from the coding sequence GTGAGCGCTATCGAAGCGATGCGGCTGCCGTCGGCGGTCGACCTGGGTGCGTTCGTCGGCCTGCTGCGCCGGTTGAACGTGCCGTTCCGGGTCAGCGAGGAGTCCGGCGAGCAGGTGCTCTGGGTGCCCAATGCGCAATTGGCCGAGCAGGTGCGCCATCTCTATGAACGGTATCCGCAGGGCGATCCCGAGTTCACCGTGCAGGCCGAGCCGCAGCGCCGTGGGCCGAGTTTCGTGCAGCAACTGAAGCTGAGCCGGATGACCGCGGCCGTGCTGCTGGTGACCTTCGTGGTGGCCGCCGTGACGCTGTTGGGGACGTCGCCGGAAACGCTGCGCTGGTTCACCTTCCAGGACTTCCGCCTGGTCGGTGCGGACCGCGTGGCGTTCTATCCGCTGTCCTCTGCCTTGGCAGAGGGGCAGTGGTGGCGGCTGTTCAGCCCCATGCTGATCCATTTCGGCTGGCTGCACCTGGCGATGAACGCCATGTGGTACTGGGAACTGGGTCGGCGCATCGAGTACCGCCAGGGGCCCTGGATGCTGCTGGGCCTGAGCCTGGGCTTCGGCTTGGTCTCCAACGTCGTGCAGTACGGCGTCAGCGGGCCGAGCCTGTTCGGCGGGTTGTCCGGCGTGCTTTACGGGTTGCTCGGCCATTGCTGGATCTTCCAGCGCATGGCGCCGACGCCGGCCTATCAGCTGCCCAAAGGCGTGGTGGCGATGATGCTGATCTGGCTGCTGGTGTGCCTCTCGGGCGTGATCGACCTGCTCGGCTTCGGCTCCATCGCCAACGGCGCGCATGTGGGCGGGCTGGTGGCGGGTTGCCTGAGTGGCCTGATCGTCGGGTTGCTGGCACGGCGAACTGCGCGCTAG
- a CDS encoding metallophosphoesterase has protein sequence MELDPSRGYDLIGDIHGCAHTLDHLLERLGYRLQGGVWRHARRQALFLGDIIDRGPRIREALHRVHDMVAAGEALCIMGNHEFNALGWSTPAAPGSGRQYVRDHTPRHARLIKETLDQFEGHPADWRDFLGWFQKMPLFLDAARFRMVHACWDHDVIEALRRQFSDGRIDEAFLKASAEPGSFAQQACDRLLRGTDMRLPNGMTLTGSDGFTRSAFRTKFWEEDRAPETYGDIVFQPDALPDEVASERLSEEQKSRLLTYGADEPLLFVGHYWRRGTPAPIRPNLACLDYSAVMYGKLAAYRLDDETRLDRNKFVWVDVKRPGGEE, from the coding sequence ATGGAACTCGACCCGTCACGCGGCTACGACCTGATCGGCGATATCCACGGCTGCGCGCACACCCTCGATCACCTTCTGGAGCGCCTCGGCTATCGCCTGCAGGGTGGCGTGTGGCGCCATGCGCGGCGCCAGGCGCTGTTCCTGGGTGACATCATCGATCGCGGCCCGCGCATCCGCGAAGCCCTGCACCGGGTGCACGACATGGTCGCCGCTGGCGAGGCGCTGTGCATCATGGGCAACCACGAATTCAACGCGCTCGGCTGGTCCACCCCGGCGGCGCCCGGCAGCGGCCGGCAGTATGTGCGTGATCACACGCCGCGCCATGCCCGGCTGATCAAGGAAACCCTGGATCAGTTCGAAGGCCATCCCGCGGACTGGCGCGACTTCCTTGGCTGGTTCCAGAAGATGCCGCTGTTCCTCGATGCCGCGCGTTTCCGCATGGTCCACGCCTGCTGGGATCACGACGTGATCGAGGCGTTGCGCCGGCAGTTCTCCGACGGGCGCATCGACGAAGCCTTCCTCAAGGCCTCCGCCGAGCCCGGCAGTTTTGCCCAGCAGGCCTGTGATCGGCTGCTGCGCGGTACCGACATGCGCCTGCCCAACGGCATGACCCTGACCGGCAGCGACGGCTTCACCCGCTCGGCTTTCCGCACCAAGTTCTGGGAAGAGGACCGTGCGCCGGAGACCTACGGCGACATCGTCTTCCAGCCCGACGCGCTGCCCGACGAGGTGGCCAGCGAACGCCTGAGCGAAGAGCAGAAGTCCCGCTTGCTGACCTATGGCGCCGATGAACCGCTGCTGTTCGTCGGGCACTACTGGCGGCGGGGTACGCCGGCGCCGATCCGTCCGAACCTCGCCTGCCTGGACTACAGCGCGGTGATGTACGGCAAGCTGGCGGCCTATCGGCTGGACGATGAAACGCGGCTGGACCGCAACAAGTTCGTGTGGGTGGATGTAAAGCGTCCGGGGGGCGAAGAGTGA
- a CDS encoding NAD(+) kinase, with protein MEPFRNIGIIGRLGSTQVLETIRRLKKFLTERHLHVILEDTIAEVLPGHGLQTCSRKIMGEICDLVIVVGGDGSMLGAARALARHKVPVLGINRGSLGFLTDIRPDELETKVAEVLGGQYIVESRFLLDAQVRRHGESIGQGDALNDVVLHPGKSTRMIEFELYIDGQFVCSQKADGLIVATPTGSTAYALSAGGPIMHPKLDAIVVVPMYPHMLSSRPIVVDGNSELKIVVSPNMQIYPQVSCDGQNHFTCAPGDTVTVSKKPQKLRLIHPIDHNYYEVCRTKLGWGSRLGSSE; from the coding sequence ATGGAACCCTTTCGCAATATCGGCATCATTGGCCGCCTGGGCAGCACCCAGGTCCTGGAAACCATCCGTCGGCTGAAGAAATTCCTCACCGAGCGCCACCTGCACGTGATCCTCGAGGACACCATCGCCGAGGTCCTGCCGGGCCACGGCCTGCAGACCTGCTCACGGAAGATCATGGGCGAGATCTGCGACCTGGTGATCGTGGTCGGCGGCGACGGCAGCATGCTCGGCGCCGCACGCGCCCTGGCGCGGCACAAGGTGCCGGTGCTGGGGATCAACCGGGGCAGCCTGGGATTCCTCACCGACATCCGCCCCGACGAGCTGGAAACCAAGGTCGCCGAAGTGCTCGGCGGCCAGTACATCGTCGAGAGCCGCTTCCTGCTCGATGCCCAGGTGCGCCGCCACGGCGAATCCATCGGCCAGGGTGACGCGCTGAACGATGTGGTGCTGCACCCCGGCAAGTCGACGCGGATGATCGAATTCGAGCTGTACATCGACGGCCAGTTCGTCTGCAGCCAGAAGGCCGACGGCCTGATCGTCGCCACGCCGACCGGTTCCACCGCCTACGCGCTGTCCGCTGGCGGCCCGATCATGCATCCCAAGCTGGATGCCATCGTCGTGGTGCCGATGTACCCGCACATGCTGTCCAGCCGACCCATCGTGGTGGACGGCAACAGTGAGCTGAAGATCGTCGTCTCGCCGAACATGCAGATCTACCCGCAGGTGTCCTGCGACGGCCAGAACCACTTCACCTGCGCGCCGGGCGACACCGTCACGGTGAGCAAGAAGCCGCAGAAGCTGCGCCTGATCCATCCCATCGACCACAACTACTACGAGGTCTGCCGGACCAAGCTGGGCTGGGGCAGCCGCCTCGGGAGCAGTGAGTGA
- a CDS encoding DUF1853 family protein, with translation MTDFLPLLDALLIELRQPQVRDLAWTLLSPPLLQPGSPALRHPLAASRWHSNPTTLADWLLAQEHAPANLLAALAAAPHQRLGRYYERLWQYALEQAPDLHLIAANLPVRNNGHTLGELDLLLEDDDGLHHLELAIKLYLGPSDDGPNAWLGPGAEDHLLRKIEHFYQHQLPLSATPEGLAVVREFSQATPAPSLWLGGYLFYSWPTPCPPPAGASDNHRRGRWLHRRHWPVYQAQHPHGWQALSRKHWLSPAACDEEDCWSAERFTNWLAELPEDGFPQMLVRLDYREGRWREQERLFLVGDRWPRVHGGYTR, from the coding sequence ATGACCGACTTTCTTCCCCTGCTCGACGCACTGCTGATCGAACTGCGCCAGCCGCAGGTCCGCGACCTTGCCTGGACGCTACTCTCCCCGCCGCTGCTGCAGCCTGGCAGCCCTGCCCTGCGCCACCCGTTGGCGGCCAGCCGCTGGCATTCGAACCCGACGACACTCGCGGACTGGCTGCTGGCCCAGGAACACGCCCCCGCGAACCTGCTGGCGGCGCTTGCGGCCGCGCCGCACCAACGGCTCGGTCGCTACTACGAGCGCCTGTGGCAATACGCCCTGGAACAGGCGCCGGACCTGCACCTGATCGCCGCCAACCTGCCGGTGCGCAACAACGGCCATACGCTGGGCGAGCTGGACCTGCTGCTGGAGGACGACGACGGGCTGCATCACCTGGAACTGGCCATCAAGCTCTACCTCGGCCCCAGTGACGACGGGCCCAACGCCTGGCTCGGCCCTGGCGCCGAGGACCACCTGCTGCGCAAGATCGAGCACTTCTACCAGCATCAGTTGCCCCTCTCCGCCACGCCCGAGGGGCTGGCCGTGGTACGCGAGTTCAGCCAGGCAACCCCTGCGCCCAGCCTCTGGCTGGGCGGCTATCTGTTCTATTCCTGGCCCACGCCCTGCCCGCCCCCGGCGGGCGCCAGCGACAACCACCGCCGCGGCCGCTGGCTGCACCGGCGCCATTGGCCGGTCTATCAGGCGCAGCACCCCCACGGCTGGCAGGCGCTGTCGCGCAAACACTGGCTATCGCCGGCAGCCTGCGACGAGGAGGACTGCTGGAGCGCGGAGCGATTCACCAACTGGCTCGCCGAATTGCCGGAGGACGGTTTCCCGCAGATGCTGGTGCGCCTCGACTACCGCGAGGGCCGCTGGCGGGAGCAGGAACGGCTGTTCCTGGTCGGCGACCGTTGGCCCCGCGTGCACGGCGGCTATACGCGCTGA
- a CDS encoding pyridoxal-phosphate dependent enzyme — MLYPDWRPVAPLQSVRLEWLERAGIELALLRLDLVDERVSGNKWFKLAPYLKQAADHGLEGVMTLGGAHSNHLHAVAAAGALFGFETVGLLRGDPQDNPTVADLRELGMQLHWLGYAGYRRRNDADFWTPWQARYPHLLAVGEGGGGLPGALGCVALTEQIRQQLGSIGWDDYDQLWVACGTGTTLAGLVLGEGGRHPVTGTTAVPPGHGVEVQVPALLLEAGVEDAGYRLIDASRGGFARIDPVLARFLLDTEAECGVPLEPLYAGKLLRALHDEMAAGRIARGSRIVAIHSGGLQGRRALDERLRGLAAQRV; from the coding sequence TTGCTGTATCCCGATTGGCGCCCCGTCGCGCCGCTGCAATCCGTACGCCTGGAATGGCTCGAACGCGCCGGCATCGAGCTGGCGTTGTTGCGCCTGGACCTCGTCGATGAGCGGGTTTCCGGCAACAAGTGGTTCAAGCTGGCACCCTATCTGAAGCAGGCCGCCGATCATGGCCTCGAAGGCGTGATGACGCTGGGCGGCGCGCATTCCAATCACCTGCATGCGGTGGCGGCGGCCGGGGCGCTGTTCGGCTTCGAGACCGTCGGCCTGCTGCGTGGCGACCCGCAGGACAACCCCACGGTCGCCGATCTGCGCGAGCTGGGCATGCAGTTGCACTGGCTGGGTTATGCCGGCTATCGGCGACGCAACGATGCGGATTTCTGGACGCCCTGGCAGGCGCGCTATCCGCATCTGCTGGCGGTCGGCGAGGGCGGCGGCGGGCTGCCCGGAGCGCTGGGGTGCGTGGCGCTGACCGAGCAGATTCGCCAGCAACTGGGCAGCATCGGCTGGGATGACTACGACCAGCTGTGGGTCGCTTGCGGCACCGGCACCACGCTGGCCGGGCTGGTGCTGGGCGAGGGAGGACGGCATCCGGTGACGGGGACCACGGCGGTGCCGCCGGGCCATGGCGTCGAGGTGCAGGTCCCGGCGTTGCTGCTGGAGGCGGGTGTAGAGGATGCCGGCTATCGGCTGATCGATGCCAGCCGTGGTGGTTTCGCCCGCATCGATCCCGTGTTGGCGCGCTTCCTCCTGGATACCGAAGCCGAATGCGGCGTGCCCCTCGAACCGTTGTATGCCGGCAAGCTGCTACGGGCGTTGCACGATGAGATGGCGGCTGGGCGCATCGCGCGCGGCAGCCGCATCGTCGCTATTCACAGCGGTGGTTTGCAGGGACGCCGGGCGCTGGACGAGCGCCTGCGGGGTCTGGCCGCTCAGCGCGTATAG